In Phocoena sinus isolate mPhoSin1 chromosome 10, mPhoSin1.pri, whole genome shotgun sequence, a single genomic region encodes these proteins:
- the LOC116760307 gene encoding cytochrome c oxidase subunit 6C-like, producing the protein MASSSLTKPQMRGLLAKRLRFHIVGAFFVSLGVAAFYKFAVAEPRKKAYADFYKTYDSIKDFEEMRKAGIFPSAK; encoded by the coding sequence ATGGCTTCCAGTTCTTTGACAAAACCTCAGATGCGTGGCCTTCTGGCCAAGCGTCTGCGATTTCATATTGTTGGAGCATTCTTTGTCTCCTTGGGAGTTGCAGCTTTCTATAAGTTTGCTGTGGCTGAACCAAGAAAGAAGGCATATGCAGATTTCTACAAAACTTATGATTCCATAAAAGATTTTGAGGAGATGAGGAAGGCTGGTATCTTTCCGAGTGCAAAGTGA